The following are encoded together in the Rhodospirillaceae bacterium genome:
- a CDS encoding aspartate aminotransferase family protein: protein MPNEVARNISLEELDKQVLLHPVTSITEHQDKGPVIFKRAGGVHVYDNNDKSYIDASAALWCVNIGYGRKRLAEVAKEEMDKIGFYHTFGAASNEPQILLAEKLIQLLHRNADCTQISKIFFGLSGSDANDTQFKLARYYNNLRGKPDKKKIISRVGAYHGVSAAAGSLTGIPLFHKAFDLPFDGILHTSCPNFWKYGNSGESEEEFTNRMVKDLEDLILSEGPDTVAAFIAEPVMGTGGVIVPTREYYHRIQAILKEHDILFIVDEVITGFGRLGSWFGSSFYGIKPDLMSFAKGLTSAYFPMSAVAIADHVWQVLSDGTPEVGVFGHGFTYSGHPVGAAVGLANLEIIEEENLVSNAAKVGAYLKQSLIERLGDHPNIGQIRGQGLMIGVEYCSGHNSKEAPEVSPPAQKKVAMAAQERGLLTRALPFLPVNNFSPPLTFTKDNADETVDIYVESVESVFGKG, encoded by the coding sequence ATGCCTAATGAAGTTGCCAGGAATATCTCCCTAGAAGAATTGGACAAGCAAGTCCTGCTACATCCGGTAACATCCATCACTGAGCATCAAGATAAGGGCCCCGTAATATTTAAGCGGGCTGGTGGGGTACACGTCTACGATAACAATGATAAAAGCTATATTGATGCCTCAGCCGCTCTATGGTGTGTAAATATTGGATATGGCCGCAAGCGGCTTGCTGAGGTTGCCAAGGAAGAAATGGACAAAATAGGCTTTTACCATACCTTTGGTGCAGCCTCTAACGAGCCTCAAATTCTTCTGGCTGAAAAATTAATTCAATTACTTCACCGCAATGCGGATTGCACCCAGATTAGTAAGATCTTTTTTGGCCTTTCAGGATCAGATGCTAATGATACACAATTCAAGCTAGCTCGGTACTATAATAACCTTCGTGGAAAACCAGATAAAAAGAAAATCATATCCAGAGTTGGAGCTTACCATGGGGTATCAGCTGCAGCTGGGAGCCTCACAGGCATACCCCTCTTTCACAAAGCGTTTGATTTGCCGTTTGACGGGATCCTACACACTTCTTGCCCAAATTTCTGGAAATATGGCAACTCTGGCGAATCAGAAGAGGAGTTTACTAACCGTATGGTTAAGGACCTTGAGGATTTAATCCTAAGTGAAGGTCCAGACACTGTTGCCGCCTTCATTGCTGAACCAGTCATGGGCACTGGCGGCGTAATTGTACCCACACGTGAGTATTATCATCGCATTCAAGCGATTCTCAAAGAGCACGATATCCTTTTCATTGTGGACGAAGTTATTACTGGATTTGGACGTTTGGGAAGTTGGTTTGGATCAAGTTTTTATGGGATCAAACCCGATTTAATGTCCTTTGCAAAGGGCCTTACCAGTGCCTATTTCCCGATGTCTGCGGTCGCGATTGCTGACCATGTATGGCAAGTTCTCTCCGACGGCACTCCAGAGGTCGGTGTATTTGGGCATGGCTTTACATATTCTGGACACCCCGTGGGGGCTGCGGTTGGGTTGGCAAATTTAGAAATAATAGAGGAAGAAAACTTAGTCTCTAATGCTGCTAAAGTAGGCGCGTACTTAAAACAGTCACTAATTGAACGTTTAGGCGATCATCCTAACATTGGGCAAATTCGAGGACAGGGCCTAATGATCGGTGTCGAGTATTGCTCTGGCCACAATAGCAAAGAAGCACCAGAGGTGAGTCCCCCTGCTCAAAAGAAAGTCGCGATGGCAGCACAAGAACGAGGACTTCTGACCCGAGCATTGCCATTCCTACCAGTAAATAATTTTTCTCCTCCACTGACTTTTACCAAGGATAATGCGGACGAAACAGTTGATATCTATGTTGAGTCAGTTGAGAGCGTGTTTGGAAAAGGATAG
- a CDS encoding molybdenum cofactor guanylyltransferase MobA codes for MKPDCKTLIAGVVLAGGQARRMGGANKCLLNLLGKPLLXHVLKRACPQVGPMILNANGDPAEYSDFCLPVAADVVGGSAGPLAGILTALEWVSANAPNCQYVASFPGDSPFFPTNLVERLYKKIQSGSTMSYASSQQRHHPVFGLWPVSKRADLREAMVMEKIRKVDRWTSRHNLGIVDYPVRAIDPFFNLNTPNDLLKAECYLQNSHATAPDENY; via the coding sequence GTGAAGCCCGACTGCAAAACTCTAATAGCTGGGGTCGTACTAGCTGGAGGCCAGGCAAGACGGATGGGTGGCGCCAATAAATGTCTCCTGAACCTGTTAGGCAAACCATTACTTTNCCATGTACTGAAGAGAGCTTGTCCACAAGTGGGCCCAATGATCTTAAATGCCAACGGAGACCCTGCCGAATACTCTGATTTTTGTCTTCCAGTTGCCGCAGACGTTGTTGGTGGCTCCGCTGGACCATTGGCGGGCATTCTAACGGCTCTGGAGTGGGTCTCAGCAAATGCACCAAACTGCCAGTATGTCGCAAGCTTTCCAGGGGACTCACCTTTTTTTCCGACTAATTTGGTAGAAAGATTGTATAAAAAAATTCAGTCNGGCTCGACCATGTCCTACGCGAGCTCCCAGCAACGACACCATCCTGTATTTGGCCTCTGGCCCGTCAGCAAACGGGCTGATCTTCGAGAGGCGATGGTAATGGAAAAAATACGAAAGGTGGACCGTTGGACTTCGCGGCACAATCTTGGAATCGTTGACTATCCTGTTCGTGCNATAGACCCATTTTTTAATCTAAATACTCCAAACGACTTGTTGAAGGCAGAGTGTTATCTTCAAAACAGTCATGCAACTGCTCCCGATGAAAACTACTGA
- a CDS encoding formate dehydrogenase produces MARMKFLCDGERCIECNACVTACKNENEVPWGVNRRRVVTVNDGQPGEMSLSVACMHCSDAPCQAVCPVDCFYTTDEGVVLHSKDQCIGCGYCFYACPFGAPQYPQAGNFGTRGKMDKCTFCAGGPENSDYDYGQDRLSEGKLPLCAEMCSTKALLAGDGDEISDIYRERTVARGFGSGAWGWGTAYDDDKKT; encoded by the coding sequence ATGGCTAGAATGAAGTTTCTTTGTGACGGAGAACGCTGCATCGAATGCAATGCATGTGTCACTGCTTGTAAGAATGAGAATGAAGTCCCATGGGGTGTTAATCGACGGCGGGTCGTTACAGTCAATGACGGTCAACCTGGGGAAATGTCTCTGTCCGTCGCATGTATGCACTGCTCAGATGCACCTTGCCAGGCTGTATGTCCCGTGGACTGTTTTTACACTACCGACGAAGGCGTTGTCCTCCACTCTAAAGACCAGTGCATAGGGTGTGGGTATTGCTTTTATGCCTGTCCATTCGGTGCTCCTCAGTATCCACAGGCTGGAAATTTTGGTACTCGGGGCAAAATGGATAAATGCACTTTTTGTGCTGGAGGCCCCGAAAATTCCGACTATGACTATGGACAGGATCGTCTTTCTGAAGGAAAACTTCCTTTGTGTGCAGAAATGTGCTCGACAAAAGCTCTATTGGCCGGGGATGGAGATGAGATCTCTGATATTTACCGGGAACGAACAGTAGCTCGTGGGTTTGGGTCGGGAGCTTGGGGTTGGGGAACCGCCTATGACGATGACAAAAAGACTTAA
- a CDS encoding sulfurtransferase FdhD produces MSNDVVNPVPEDPNLTEKVEGIDHNGHSLNTLVPVEQPLTLYLNSQEIVTVMTIGDYPEELAXGFFLNQNMLTSEDVIVXTDFDSDLGVIVVRTERETDYEEKLSKKIRTSGCAQGTSFGDIMENFDCIKLPETKMKTSWLYSLSQKINATPSLYLSAGAIHGSVLCKDNRPLAYMEDVGRHNAVDKIAGHMFKQEIHPGDKILYTTGRLTSEMVLKTVQMGIPILISRSGFTAWGVKLARQANLTLIGRARGKRFVALSGTQRLDFDVNPEEIPAERTEAQRKAGQ; encoded by the coding sequence ATGAGCAACGACGTTGTCAACCCCGTACCGGAAGATCCGAACCTCACTGAGAAAGTGGAGGGCATAGACCACAATGGGCACAGCCTAAATACTTTAGTGCCTGTGGAGCAGCCGCTTACTTTGTATTTAAATAGTCAAGAAATCGTGACNGTGATGACTATTGGCGATTATCCTGAAGAACTAGCTNTGGGTTTTTTTCTAAATCAAAATATGCTGACAAGCGAAGACGTAATAGTTGNCACCGATTTTGATTCTGATCTTGGNGTCATCGTNGTACGTACGGAGAGGGAGACAGACTACGAAGAAAAACTCTCCAAGAAGATCAGGACCTCCGGCTGTGCCCAAGGTACTTCGTTTGGCGACATCATGGAGAACTTTGACTGCATAAAACTTCCAGAGACTAAAATGAAAACCTCTTGGCTGTACTCCCTCAGCCAAAAGATCAATGCCACTCCGAGCCTTTACCTGTCAGCCGGAGCCATACATGGCTCCGTGTTGTGTAAAGACAATCGCCCCCTAGCCTATATGGAGGATGTCGGACGCCACAATGCGGTGGATAAAATAGCAGGGCACATGTTTAAGCAAGAAATACACCCTGGGGATAAAATCCTATACACTACCGGCCGTCTAACCAGCGAAATGGTACTGAAGACAGTCCAGATGGGAATTCCCATCTTGATTTCCCGCTCGGGCTTTACAGCCTGGGGTGTTAAACTCGCCAGACAAGCTAATCTAACGCTAATAGGNCGAGCCCGAGGAAAGAGGTTTGTTGCATTATCAGGAACACAGCGCTTGGACTTTGATGTTAACCCTGAGGAAATTCCAGCTGAACGAACTGAAGCACAAAGGAAGGCAGGCCAGTGA
- a CDS encoding molecular chaperone TorD, which translates to MIVTERENLAKARPGQLMEQREEELARAGIYRLLALLLSKPPDKETLRILDSLGDGASPIGEALRKIANKAKELDADSIADEFHNLFIGLGEGELVPYGSYYLSGFLHEKPLARLRSDLHHLKIQQRHNVMEPEDSMSSLCEVMSLLVSGEINGSASLETQQSFFTKHLGSWGNEFFEDLKNAKSARFYSAVGDLGIEFINVEKQAFELDQ; encoded by the coding sequence GTGATTGTTACAGAACGGGAAAATTTGGCTAAGGCGCGACCCGGTCAGCTAATGGAACAAAGGGAAGAAGAGCTGGCAAGGGCAGGAATATACAGGCTTTTAGCGCTCCTGCTTAGTAAACCGCCAGATAAAGAGACCTTGCGTATACTAGACAGCCTCGGCGACGGCGCTTCGCCCATAGGCGAGGCTTTAAGAAAGATCGCCAACAAAGCTAAAGAATTGGACGCAGATTCAATAGCGGATGAGTTTCACAATTTATTCATAGGGCTTGGAGAAGGGGAACTGGTGCCCTATGGCTCATATTACCTTTCCGGTTTCCTCCATGAAAAACCACTTGCACGGCTAAGATCTGATCTCCATCACCTAAAAATACAGCAACGACATAACGTGATGGAACCTGAAGATAGCATGAGTAGTCTATGCGAAGTAATGTCCTTGCTGGTATCGGGTGAGATTAATGGATCAGCTTCCCTAGAGACCCAACAGAGTTTTTTTACAAAACACCTTGGTTCCTGGGGTAATGAGTTTTTTGAGGACCTGAAAAATGCTAAATCCGCCCGTTTTTATTCTGCGGTGGGAGATCTTGGGATAGAATTCATAAATGTTGAAAAACAAGCCTTTGAGCTTGATCAATAA
- a CDS encoding formate dehydrogenase: protein MKDNLGKIKKDQLDRRNFFRSAGLTAIGAGASVIVVPGTANSRQKNNNHEKTNAKYRLTEHVKQAYRLARF, encoded by the coding sequence GTGAAAGATAACTTGGGAAAAATCAAAAAGGACCAATTAGATCGGAGGAATTTCTTCCGGTCCGCAGGTCTAACAGCTATCGGAGCCGGCGCATCAGTAATAGTAGTTCCAGGGACTGCAAACTCCAGGCAAAAAAATAATAACCACGAGAAAACTAATGCTAAATACCGTCTGACCGAGCACGTAAAACAAGCATACCGTCTAGCCCGATTCTAG
- a CDS encoding formate dehydrogenase — MLTKRRTIKRQXXIKEXISXPSFMXRRTFXXQSGLAASAAALTTGVPLARXHEAXAXTEGNLNDEIKKVLSVCTHCSVGCTVTAEVQNGVWVGQEPSFDSPFNLGAHCAKGASVREHAHGERRLXYPTKMENGQWKRISWXQAIEEIGARFNKIRLESGPDSVYWLGSAKFSNEQAYLFRKXAAYWGTNNVDHQARICHSTTVAGVANTWGYGAMTNSYNDIHNSKAMFFIGGNPAEAHPVSLLHILKAKEQNQAPLIVCDPRFTRTAAHADEYVRLRPGTDVAVIWGLLWXIFENGWEDEEFIQQRVWGMDQIRSEVRKWTPEEVEKVSGVPGSQLRNVAQTLAENRPATVVWCMGGTQHTNGNNNTRAYCILQLALGNMGKEGGGTNIFXGHDNVQGATDLGVLCHTLPGYYGLSTGAWKHWSRVWETDYDYLVDRFDSAEIMSAKGIPVSRWFDGVIEEPGNIEQPNPIQAMVFWGHAPNSQTRLPDMKRAMEQLDTLVVIDPYPTMTAVMQDRTEGVYLLPAATQFETYGSVTASNRSIQWREKVVEPLFESRPDHEIMFMLAEKFGFSDEMFKNIAINNSEPYVEDITREINRGMWTIGYTGQSPERIRMHMAHQHTFDRTTLKAVGGPCDGEYYGMPWPSWGTPEMKHPGTPILYDTSKPVAEGGLCFRARFGVERXGQNLLAEGSYPLGSEIEDGYPEFTMAMLMKLGWDQDLTQTEKSIIDEIGGADVGKVNWKTDLSGGIQRVAISHGCAPFGNAKAXSVVWTFPDPVPIHREPLYTPRRDLVADYPTYEDKVFYRLPTLYKSIQEKDYSKNYPLILTSGRLVEYEGGGEETRSNPWLAELQQDMFAEINPFDANNNGIIDGNQIWVEGPEGAKVKVKAMITERVGRGVVFMPFHFGGHWMGKDLRDKYPSGSDPYVLGEASNTAQTYGYDSVTGMQETKCTLCRIDAI; from the coding sequence ATGCTGACTAAACGCCGCACCATTAAACGGCAACNGCANATAAAAGAGAGNATCTCCNCNCCTTCTTTTATGNATCGNCGAACTTTCNTGAANCAATCAGGGCTNGCAGCCAGCGCNGCCGCCTTAACCACNGGTGTCCCTCTGGCTCGGNNNCACGAAGCNNAGGCAAANACNGAGGGCAACCTTAATGATGAAATTAAAAAGGTCTTATCAGTGTGCACCCATTGCTCCGTCGGATGCACGGTAACAGCAGAAGTTCAAAACGGCGTTTGGGTTGGCCAAGAACCCTCGTTTGATAGCCCGTTTAATCTAGGTGCCCATTGCGCTAAAGGAGCCAGTGTTAGAGAACATGCTCATGGAGAGCGACGACTNAANTATCCGACAAAAATGGAAAATGGNCAGTGGAAGCGCATTAGCTGGGANCAGGCTATTGAAGAGATTGGTGCCCGATTTAATAAAATTCGACTGGAGTCGGGACCCGATTCCGTCTACTGGCTNGGCTCAGCAAAGTTTTCCAATGAACAAGCCTATCTATTCCGCAAGTTNGCGGCTTATTGGGGAACCAACAACGTCGATCACCAAGCACGAATTTGCCATTCAACTACTGTTGCCGGCGTAGCTAATACCTGGGGCTATGGAGCGATGACAAACAGCTACAACGATATACATAACTCCAAGGCAATGTTCTTTATAGGCGGAAACCCGGCCGAAGCACATCCTGTATCTCTCCTGCATATTTTGAAAGCAAAGGAACAAAATCAAGCACCGTTAATTGTTTGTGACCCACGATTCACACGTACTGCAGCCCACGCAGATGAATACGTGCGGCTACGCCCCGGGACAGACGTGGCGGTTATCTGGGGCCTGCTATGGCANATATTTGAAAATGGCTGGGAGGACGAGGAATTTATCCAGCAACGAGTTTGGGGAATGGACCAGATACGTTCTGAAGTGAGAAAATGGACACCAGAGGAAGTTGAAAAAGTTAGTGGTGTGCCCGGCTCACAATTACGTAACGTGGCTCAAACGCTAGCTGAAAACCGCCCAGCCACAGTAGTATGGTGTATGGGAGGCACTCAGCATACAAACGGAAACAACAACACTCGGGCTTACTGCATTCTTCAGTTAGCGTTGGGCAACATGGGGAAAGAGGGCGGAGGAACCAATATTTTCNGAGGGCACGACAATGTTCAAGGGGCGACAGACCTCGGGGTACTGTGTCACACTTTACCGGGGTATTATGGGCTTTCAACTGGGGCCTGGAAACACTGGTCCAGGGTCTGGGAGACAGACTATGACTACCTAGTAGATCGTTTTGATTCTGCTGAGATTATGTCTGCAAAAGGAATTCCTGTTTCGCGTTGGTTTGACGGCGTCATTGAGGAGCCTGGAAACATCGAACAACCCAATCCCATTCAAGCTATGGTCTTCTGGGGACATGCACCGAATTCGCAAACNCGATTGCCAGACATGAAACGGGCTATGGAACAACTGGATACACTGGTAGTAATTGATCCCTACCCTACCATGACGGCAGTAATGCAGGACAGAACCGAAGGCGTTTACCTCCTTCCCGCGGCAACCCAATTTGAAACTTACGGTTCGGTAACCGCTTCAAACCGGTCTATTCAGTGGCGCGAAAAGGTAGTGGAACCCCTCTTTGAATCCCGCCCAGATCACGAAATCATGTTCATGCTCGCAGAAAAATTTGGATTTTCTGATGAGATGTTCAAAAATATAGCTATCAACAACAGCGAGCCCTACGTTGAGGATATAACAAGAGAAATTAATCGTGGCATGTGGACAATAGGGTACACAGGGCAGTCTCCGGAACGGATTCGGATGCATATGGCGCACCAGCACACGTTTGACAGGACCACATTGAAGGCAGTCGGGGGACCATGCGATGGTGAGTATTATGGCATGCCTTGGCCATCGTGGGGAACGCCAGAGATGAAACACCCAGGCACCCCAATTCTGTACGACACCTCTAAGCCTGTTGCCGAAGGTGGGTTATGCTTTAGAGCTCGCTTTGGGGTTGAACGANAGGGGCAAAATCTACTTGCAGAGGGAAGCTATCCTTTGGGATCGGAGATTGAAGACGGTTATCCAGAGTTTACAATGGCAATGCTCATGAAGCTAGGTTGGGACCAAGACTTAACGCAAACTGAAAAATCCATAATTGATGAGATTGGTGGCGCTGACGTAGGAAAAGTGAATTGGAAGACCGATCTGTCAGGTGGGATTCAACGGGTGGCGATTTCCCATGGATGTGCGCCTTTTGGTAACGCCAAAGCAAGNTCAGTGGTCTGGACCTTCCCAGATCCAGTTCCAATCCACCGAGAGCCTTTATATACGCCTCGCCGGGACCTCGTAGCTGATTACCCTACCTACGAGGATAAAGTTTTTTATAGACTGCCAACTTTGTACAAATCCATTCAAGAGAAAGACTATTCTAAAAACTATCCGTTAATTCTAACCTCCGGTAGATTGGTGGAATATGAAGGTGGTGGTGAAGAAACCAGATCCAACCCCTGGCTGGCCGAACTACAGCAGGACATGTTTGCCGAGATCAACCCGTTTGATGCAAATAACAACGGCATCATCGACGGGAACCAAATCTGGGTAGAAGGGCCAGAGGGTGCTAAAGTGAAGGTTAAGGCTATGATTACCGAACGGGTCGGCCGGGGGGTAGTATTTATGCCATTCCATTTTGGTGGCCACTGGATGGGTAAAGACTTACGAGACAAATATCCCTCTGGATCTGACCCCTATGTCCTTGGTGAAGCCTCAAATACAGCACAAACTTACGGATATGATAGCGTTACGGGCATGCAAGAAACGAAATGCACGCTGTGCCGTATAGATGCGATTTAA
- a CDS encoding formate dehydrogenase subunit gamma, which translates to MLRTPNISNFLYVAVGSILLLSFTLYGAASAQEVDAQLTSPDIGQNNNIEMWKAVRGGIQGQVSIPDKKAGVLVQSGGEEWRSIRNGPISQYGVWGLFGIIAALALFFALKGRIRIEGGVTGKTIQRFTLFERWVHWIVAATFIILSLTGLNLLYGRYIIKPWLGPDAFASLTLLGKMAHNYLGIVFILGITIMFFLWIKHNIPNKIDLTWLLQGGGMFKSGTHPPAHKFNAGQKIIFAAVVIGGGMISYSGIMLLFPFSGDTSVQDMQGIQVLHTIGALALTVVILAHIYIGTIGMEGAIHAMWSGNVEENWAKEHHSLWYSEISPSDNNASVSDPPHQTPPTPAE; encoded by the coding sequence ATGCTGCGCACACCTAATATCTCTAATTTCTTATACGTCGCAGTAGGCAGCATTCTTCTATTATCCTTCACCTTATACGGGGCCGCATCGGCACAAGAAGTAGATGCACAGCTAACGAGTCCAGATATAGGTCAAAACAATAATATTGAAATGTGGAAGGCCGTGCGTGGGGGGATCCAGGGGCAGGTATCAATCCCCGACAAGAAAGCCGGTGTTCTTGTACAATCTGGAGGAGAAGAATGGAGGTCAATTCGCAATGGCCCAATATCACAGTACGGTGTATGGGGGTTGTTTGGAATTATTGCGGCGTTGGCCCTATTTTTTGCCTTAAAGGGGCGGATTCGAATTGAGGGCGGGGTGACCGGAAAAACCATCCAACGGTTTACATTATTTGAAAGATGGGTGCATTGGATCGTCGCAGCCACCTTTATCATCCTATCATTAACGGGACTCAACCTCCTATATGGACGTTACATAATCAAACCATGGCTTGGACCTGATGCCTTTGCCAGCCTCACACTATTAGGAAAAATGGCCCACAATTATTTAGGCATTGTATTCATTTTGGGAATAACAATTATGTTTTTTCTATGGATAAAACACAATATTCCTAACAAGATTGATTTAACGTGGCTCCTCCAAGGTGGAGGCATGTTTAAATCTGGCACCCACCCTCCTGCACACAAATTTAATGCCGGTCAAAAGATTATTTTTGCGGCAGTAGTGATAGGTGGTGGAATGATATCGTACTCAGGCATTATGCTTCTATTTCCATTCAGTGGAGACACCTCCGTACAAGACATGCAAGGCATACAGGTCCTACACACCATTGGGGCGTTGGCTCTTACAGTAGTGATTTTAGCTCACATTTACATTGGCACCATTGGTATGGAGGGGGCAATCCATGCGATGTGGTCGGGAAATGTTGAGGAAAACTGGGCCAAAGAACACCACAGCCTCTGGTATTCTGAGATCAGCCCAAGCGATAATAACGCATCTGTATCCGATCCTCCCCATCAGACCCCACCAACCCCCGCAGAATAG
- a CDS encoding 4Fe-4S ferredoxin — MTCEIADKRLFLCDCSKSMRLDKEKLGKMLHATEDFNIYHQLCSKELGEFENGISGSDAIIACTQEESVFRSLAEDINSNSKFVHINIREHAAWGEQGENAGPKITALLEGAALEVALPDRVTMNSGGRTLVYGRGDVVLDAARQLANRLDVTLLIDQADNMFPPSAPNFKIFGGRIVESSGHLGDFHIGVQDLSAKDPSARSTISFGPSATELTNLQFDLILDLAGAPPLFEGDDRRDGYFRVEPGAPVKIQQALFELVDMVGTFDKPRYISQEQDLCVHGRNRQVGCTRCLDHCPTASIMPIDNVVSVNEYTCAGCGQCASVCPTGSLSYTVPFPSNQCDVFRSLLGKYYEAGGRDPILLLYDDNMAEELLAIGRFGRGFPSNVIPWDVGRITALGLDAILAAITYGSSKVVLATGQIKFEELHALRGHLEILEAINAGLQLEGEAVVFLEGRDPSQLEKKLYQLAESARNSEQKARDKGLRIGSKRDRIWLSFNHLTKIAEVPENPIPLPGGAPFGAVRLDESKCTLCLACVSVCPEGALLDNEHKPQVSFLEKACVQCGLCRVTCPESAISLEPQLDLRSAVQQPRVLAEEEPFDCVRCGKPFGVRSSVEKMVDKLREHSMFKGNPGAIDRIRMCEDCRVVDQFSEKQPFAVGSRPITRTSEDYNEDG, encoded by the coding sequence ATGACATGTGAAATTGCGGACAAAAGGCTGTTCCTGTGTGACTGTTCTAAGAGCATGCGTCTAGACAAAGAAAAATTGGGCAAAATGTTACATGCGACGGAAGATTTTAATATCTACCATCAACTGTGTTCCAAAGAATTGGGCGAGTTCGAAAATGGAATTTCTGGGTCTGATGCAATAATAGCCTGCACACAGGAGGAGTCTGTATTTCGTTCTCTGGCTGAAGATATTAATTCTAACTCTAAATTTGTTCACATTAACATTCGGGAACATGCAGCTTGGGGTGAGCAAGGGGAGAATGCAGGGCCAAAAATAACGGCACTTCTGGAGGGGGCCGCACTAGAGGTGGCTCTTCCTGATCGGGTTACCATGAACTCGGGGGGAAGGACTTTGGTCTATGGTCGGGGAGATGTTGTTCTAGACGCTGCCCGGCAACTTGCTAACAGGCTTGATGTTACCTTGTTGATTGACCAGGCGGATAATATGTTTCCACCATCCGCCCCAAACTTCAAAATTTTTGGAGGTCGAATAGTGGAATCTTCGGGGCACTTAGGGGATTTTCATATCGGGGTGCAAGATCTTAGTGCTAAGGATCCATCCGCCCGTTCTACTATTTCCTTTGGTCCATCGGCCACTGAATTAACAAACCTGCAATTTGATCTAATTCTAGATTTGGCTGGGGCTCCGCCACTATTTGAGGGCGATGATAGGCGGGATGGCTATTTTAGGGTTGAACCTGGGGCCCCAGTTAAAATCCAGCAAGCTTTGTTTGAGCTGGTGGATATGGTTGGAACCTTTGATAAGCCACGTTACATCTCCCAAGAGCAAGACTTATGTGTACATGGCAGAAATCGGCAGGTGGGCTGTACAAGGTGCTTGGATCATTGTCCGACGGCTTCCATAATGCCGATAGATAACGTCGTTTCTGTAAATGAATATACCTGTGCAGGCTGCGGTCAGTGTGCATCTGTTTGCCCTACTGGATCACTTTCATATACGGTGCCATTTCCCTCAAATCAATGTGACGTTTTTCGATCGTTATTGGGAAAGTATTACGAGGCTGGGGGCAGGGATCCAATTCTCCTTTTATACGATGACAATATGGCCGAAGAACTTCTCGCTATTGGCCGGTTTGGAAGAGGGTTCCCCTCTAACGTGATTCCCTGGGATGTTGGTAGAATTACGGCTCTTGGCCTAGATGCTATATTGGCGGCCATTACTTACGGCAGTAGTAAGGTGGTTCTTGCGACTGGGCAAATAAAGTTTGAGGAGTTGCACGCATTGCGCGGTCATTTAGAAATTTTAGAGGCTATTAATGCGGGATTGCAACTTGAGGGTGAAGCGGTCGTATTTTTAGAAGGACGAGACCCCTCTCAATTAGAGAAAAAGCTTTATCAGTTGGCTGAGTCTGCAAGAAATAGTGAACAGAAAGCTAGGGATAAGGGGCTTAGAATTGGCAGCAAGAGAGATCGCATTTGGTTGAGTTTTAATCATTTAACTAAAATTGCGGAGGTGCCAGAAAACCCAATTCCTTTGCCCGGGGGAGCGCCATTTGGTGCCGTCCGGCTCGATGAATCTAAGTGTACCTTATGCCTTGCTTGTGTCAGCGTTTGTCCAGAGGGAGCCCTGTTAGACAACGAGCATAAGCCGCAAGTGTCTTTTCTAGAGAAGGCATGTGTCCAGTGTGGTCTGTGCAGAGTGACCTGTCCTGAATCTGCAATTTCGCTAGAACCACAGTTAGACCTGAGGTCGGCTGTGCAGCAACCTCGAGTCTTGGCGGAGGAGGAACCTTTTGATTGTGTTCGGTGCGGCAAACCGTTTGGGGTTCGGTCTTCGGTCGAAAAGATGGTGGATAAGCTAAGAGAGCACTCGATGTTCAAGGGCAACCCGGGCGCAATAGACCGAATTCGTATGTGTGAGGACTGCCGCGTTGTCGACCAATTCTCTGAGAAACAGCCCTTCGCTGTCGGATCTCGTCCAATAACTCGTACGAGCGAGGATTATAACGAAGATGGTTGA